In Deltaproteobacteria bacterium, a genomic segment contains:
- a CDS encoding DUF4340 domain-containing protein, with product MSRRNLKLLGIIVMLLIGSLFWRSSEERDVSLTSEGSNRMLFGDVPSEKIARVIIADGSGKSELLLVDNQWVLPARSNYRADNTKVQAFVLNLLSLSVSKVVSNSTKDYEKLGVGERLDGSGIGKVLFFDVENSVLGGLHVGSLRERANSSPQKPKIFDGQYLRRVGENAVYLLDEAISINSSNLFWLDLSLANVLTSRIESVEQARLKSDGEVLVEFELIRNAAFQGASDTSFVPGGTVVEGARVRPLTISQVVSGLENLRLNDVARRTNAVGNGALPVEFDMKTTYRLLNGLSYAVSTHESKESEKYYAAIEVKFDMERASRLVEREEQAKQEEASSIGSGDDSNSKKIERELKMSNVEEAKVLNEAYAPWIYELPDYLAQKFRSSKEDLFERAESQKPVF from the coding sequence ATGAGTAGAAGAAACCTCAAATTGCTTGGAATAATTGTAATGCTCCTCATCGGATCCTTGTTCTGGAGGTCGTCCGAAGAACGCGATGTTTCGCTTACCTCGGAAGGGTCGAATAGAATGCTATTTGGCGATGTGCCTTCAGAAAAAATTGCCAGGGTTATAATAGCCGATGGCAGTGGTAAGTCCGAATTGCTGCTAGTCGACAATCAATGGGTTTTGCCGGCGCGCTCCAATTATCGCGCGGATAACACAAAAGTCCAGGCCTTTGTCTTGAATCTATTAAGTCTAAGCGTTTCAAAGGTAGTTAGTAATTCGACTAAGGATTACGAGAAGCTAGGGGTAGGCGAGAGGTTGGACGGGAGTGGTATTGGAAAGGTGTTATTTTTTGATGTCGAGAATAGTGTGCTAGGCGGTTTGCATGTGGGATCTCTTCGCGAGCGCGCAAATTCTTCGCCCCAAAAACCTAAAATATTTGATGGGCAGTATCTTCGGCGAGTTGGGGAGAATGCAGTGTATCTCTTAGATGAGGCAATTTCGATAAATTCTTCTAACTTGTTTTGGCTGGATTTGAGTCTAGCTAACGTGCTTACGTCTAGGATTGAATCGGTTGAGCAGGCGAGACTTAAAAGCGATGGAGAAGTTTTAGTAGAATTTGAGTTGATCCGAAATGCCGCGTTTCAAGGCGCAAGCGACACATCCTTTGTCCCAGGCGGAACAGTGGTCGAGGGAGCTAGAGTTCGACCACTTACTATTTCACAGGTAGTTTCAGGTTTAGAAAATCTCAGGCTTAACGATGTGGCAAGACGAACAAATGCCGTTGGCAATGGTGCCCTGCCAGTGGAGTTTGATATGAAAACTACCTACAGGCTTTTAAATGGCCTTTCCTATGCAGTTTCTACTCATGAATCTAAGGAGAGTGAAAAATACTATGCCGCGATTGAAGTCAAGTTCGACATGGAACGCGCGTCTCGCTTGGTAGAAAGGGAGGAGCAAGCGAAGCAAGAAGAGGCATCGTCCATCGGTAGCGGGGATGATTCCAATAGTAAGAAGATTGAACGTGAACTAAAAATGTCAAATGTCGAGGAGGCTAAAGTTTTAAATGAGGCGTATGCGCCGTGGATTTATGAACTGCCGGACTATCTGGCCCAGAAATTTCGCAGTAGCAAAGAAGATCTGTTCGAGAGAGCCGAATCTCAAAAACCCGTTTTCTAA
- a CDS encoding general secretion pathway protein GspK: MTVFVLALASILVMDFSYRMRFDTRTSRAYCESIQAEYILKSTLNFARLLLELPKLDGINEDWLGEPWALIGSAPTLPISDFQGNTRLIIVDEEGKIDINSIADPPTPNPNPHGGSLVEATNPQAQEKANPLQESSLFWKNSVREIFIAAGFLSESYDPEQYRTPGNLAYEAGQQVAIIHDWIDPDDTSYSNISFDGEGIESSSNSDMFFDRPLKSLTELQLVPGMTAERVRRIAPFIRVSDQPSAIIRRINVNTAPYEVLIAVGFSESQAAELAQQRLNLPITKDILYPLVLGDPLLAKHTKVTSSEFSVISRVAMPNVTKWLHAIVSVHGTQQRGTRVKSVKYY; this comes from the coding sequence ATGACAGTATTTGTTCTTGCCCTTGCGAGCATATTGGTAATGGATTTTTCTTATCGAATGCGTTTCGATACTCGTACCTCACGCGCATATTGTGAATCAATTCAAGCGGAATACATCCTTAAATCCACCTTGAACTTTGCTCGCTTGCTGCTCGAATTACCGAAACTAGATGGCATTAACGAGGATTGGTTGGGCGAACCGTGGGCATTGATAGGCTCCGCACCGACGTTACCTATCTCGGATTTTCAAGGAAATACGAGATTAATCATAGTCGACGAAGAGGGAAAAATTGACATCAATTCCATAGCCGACCCACCCACGCCAAATCCCAATCCACATGGCGGAAGTCTCGTAGAGGCAACAAACCCGCAGGCACAAGAAAAGGCGAACCCTCTGCAGGAGTCGAGTTTGTTTTGGAAAAACTCAGTTCGAGAAATATTTATTGCCGCTGGATTTCTTAGCGAAAGTTACGACCCCGAACAGTACCGAACTCCTGGGAATCTAGCTTATGAGGCTGGTCAACAGGTAGCGATAATTCACGACTGGATTGACCCAGACGATACCTCTTACAGCAACATTTCCTTTGATGGCGAGGGCATAGAATCGAGCTCCAATAGCGATATGTTTTTTGACCGGCCACTAAAAAGTCTAACAGAATTGCAACTCGTTCCAGGCATGACGGCAGAGCGAGTGCGAAGGATAGCTCCTTTTATACGCGTCTCCGATCAGCCAAGTGCTATTATTCGGCGAATTAATGTAAATACTGCACCTTATGAGGTGTTGATAGCCGTAGGCTTTTCAGAATCCCAAGCTGCTGAACTCGCTCAACAGCGCCTAAATCTGCCAATAACAAAAGACATCCTCTACCCACTGGTTCTTGGGGATCCACTCCTTGCCAAGCACACTAAAGTTACTAGCTCCGAATTCAGCGTAATTAGTCGCGTCGCAATGCCAAATGTGACTAAATGGCTTCATGCTATTGTAAGCGTTCACGGAACTCAGCAAAGAGGGACTCGGGTAAAATCTGTTAAGTACTATTGA
- a CDS encoding 3,4-dihydroxy-2-butanone-4-phosphate synthase has translation MQENTEVSRAIEALKAGKLIVAIDDASKHISGYLVLAAEKVLSRDICFMVNFGRGVISAAITEERLADLGLHMMTPAKANSAPDFFVSVDARNNVTTGISASDRAATLQALATTAHPKLDLVMPGHIFPLRANNGGVLVNSGIAEASTDLLKLANLVPVAAICHCLNKDGDFASYEELLELADVNDLRTVGISDIIKHKLATENIIEKIADTRIPLKQHGTFRAVVFRSKSDDSEHLALIKGDIGELASDGTSRAVLVRVQAEHRIGDLLGIDNANTRDSIHSALSTISEAGCGVLVYIRHPKKGVLQAQVEALARKSAFTPTKSRELRETGIGFQILSALGIRRIKLLTNSSQELAGIKAFSVEIVDRLPLKPQESISQEKVC, from the coding sequence ATGCAAGAGAATACAGAAGTAAGTCGGGCCATAGAAGCACTAAAAGCGGGAAAGCTTATAGTCGCAATCGACGACGCCAGTAAGCATATTAGCGGATATTTAGTGCTAGCTGCTGAGAAAGTTCTCAGCAGGGACATATGCTTCATGGTCAATTTTGGTCGCGGAGTTATATCTGCTGCTATAACTGAGGAGCGATTAGCTGATTTAGGACTTCACATGATGACTCCCGCAAAGGCAAACTCGGCTCCAGACTTTTTTGTAAGCGTCGATGCTCGCAATAACGTCACAACTGGAATTAGCGCTTCCGATCGAGCAGCGACTTTACAAGCCCTAGCCACCACCGCTCACCCCAAGCTAGACTTAGTCATGCCTGGTCACATCTTTCCACTACGCGCAAACAATGGTGGAGTTTTAGTAAACAGTGGAATTGCAGAGGCGAGCACAGATCTCCTAAAACTTGCTAATTTGGTTCCGGTTGCAGCTATTTGCCACTGCTTAAATAAGGATGGCGATTTTGCAAGCTACGAGGAACTACTTGAACTAGCTGATGTTAACGACCTCAGAACCGTTGGAATATCGGATATAATTAAACACAAACTCGCTACGGAAAACATTATCGAGAAAATAGCCGACACTCGTATACCGTTAAAACAACACGGCACTTTTCGCGCAGTCGTCTTTCGCTCCAAGAGCGATGACAGTGAGCATCTTGCACTCATAAAAGGAGACATCGGCGAACTTGCTTCGGACGGAACGAGCCGAGCTGTGTTAGTCAGAGTTCAAGCTGAGCATAGGATTGGGGATCTTTTGGGAATTGACAATGCCAACACTAGAGATTCAATTCACAGCGCGCTTAGCACTATTAGCGAGGCCGGATGCGGCGTATTGGTTTACATTCGGCATCCCAAGAAGGGAGTTTTGCAGGCACAGGTGGAGGCACTTGCAAGAAAAAGCGCTTTTACGCCGACTAAGAGCCGCGAACTAAGAGAAACCGGGATAGGCTTTCAAATTCTCTCGGCACTTGGAATCCGTCGCATTAAACTGCTTACCAATAGCAGTCAGGAGTTAGCGGGGATTAAGGCATTTTCCGTGGAGATCGTCGATAGGCTACCGCTAAAACCGCAAGAGTCTATTTCACAGGAGAAGGTTTGCTAG
- a CDS encoding HD domain-containing protein: MDDAAWPDNVHAAGKGNSSSTVSFADVAHQTLIFDSADIVGNLVLRLVETRWMQRLRHIRQTGNTNLVYMYSEHSRFGHSLGVAYLSMLLMDRLLKISPEMVMPYRDAVACAAILHDVGHVAPGSHVAAKLWGRDTADDHEGISVRVIKEDAEISRILKSARKELPDLVSRILLDDSSLPPWTKSIISGAGWNADRGNWTIVDSAMCSVSYGRYNVLALIDAFSLSPDGHLVIQENRLDALTHFFVARESMYRQVYQHRVLQSADALMFSLIRRLRDLVVVSTKPYSGNPSPRNALEDLGIFCDDVMFSAITTNNYAHQLPLETIFKMTEGWWSYHTESWCECKDHILRDLAIRLRDRQLFKTIRLDLDKSAPCAPGECSEHPLLVRAREIASNLGLDPTYYVLSIQRADSHKEPSEQAPLVILDNNSIVSAAQVEPLINHLCTKRENPKRWMAVPKIVKEKLGRIR; this comes from the coding sequence ATGGACGATGCCGCATGGCCAGATAATGTTCACGCTGCTGGCAAAGGCAACTCTTCGTCGACGGTTAGTTTTGCCGACGTTGCGCATCAAACCTTAATTTTCGATTCTGCCGACATTGTAGGAAATCTCGTTTTAAGATTAGTTGAAACGCGTTGGATGCAGCGTCTTCGCCACATACGGCAGACCGGTAACACGAATTTAGTGTACATGTATTCCGAACATTCGCGTTTCGGACACAGTTTAGGCGTTGCCTATCTCTCTATGTTGCTGATGGATCGCTTGCTAAAAATCAGTCCCGAAATGGTTATGCCATATAGAGACGCCGTTGCATGTGCGGCCATACTCCACGATGTTGGACACGTAGCTCCAGGTTCTCACGTTGCAGCAAAATTGTGGGGCCGCGATACCGCTGACGATCACGAAGGCATTAGCGTTAGAGTTATTAAGGAGGATGCCGAAATTAGCAGGATATTAAAATCTGCGCGCAAGGAATTGCCAGATTTGGTCTCGCGAATATTGCTTGACGACAGCTCTCTACCGCCCTGGACTAAATCAATAATATCAGGGGCTGGCTGGAATGCCGATAGAGGAAATTGGACCATCGTCGACAGCGCAATGTGTAGCGTTAGCTATGGACGCTACAACGTGCTGGCATTAATTGACGCTTTTAGCTTGTCTCCAGATGGACATTTGGTCATTCAAGAAAATAGGCTAGACGCTCTCACTCACTTCTTCGTCGCTAGGGAATCAATGTACCGTCAGGTATATCAACACAGAGTCCTTCAATCGGCGGATGCTTTAATGTTTAGCCTGATTAGGAGACTTCGCGATCTCGTAGTCGTCTCTACTAAACCATACTCAGGTAATCCTTCGCCGAGAAATGCTTTAGAAGACTTAGGCATTTTTTGCGATGACGTCATGTTTAGTGCCATAACTACTAACAATTACGCCCATCAGCTTCCGCTTGAAACCATATTTAAAATGACTGAAGGTTGGTGGAGCTATCACACTGAAAGCTGGTGCGAATGCAAAGACCACATACTAAGAGACCTCGCTATTCGCTTGCGCGATAGACAGCTTTTTAAAACCATTAGACTAGATTTGGATAAGTCTGCGCCATGCGCGCCTGGCGAGTGCAGCGAGCATCCATTGCTAGTCCGAGCCCGAGAAATAGCTAGTAATCTTGGACTTGACCCAACGTATTACGTCCTTAGCATCCAGAGAGCCGACTCACATAAGGAGCCGAGCGAGCAAGCGCCACTAGTCATTCTCGACAACAACTCAATAGTTTCAGCCGCTCAAGTCGAGCCACTCATTAACCACTTGTGCACCAAGAGGGAAAACCCAAAAAGGTGGATGGCGGTACCAAAAATAGTTAAAGAAAAACTGGGACGAATCCGATAA